In Thermodesulfobacteriota bacterium, a single genomic region encodes these proteins:
- a CDS encoding UpxY family transcription antiterminator — protein sequence MATKLQHLWYVLHTKSRFENVVNDGLMNKSVEVFLPKIQVRSKRRDRKAMITVPLFPGYLFVRTDLNPHHHLEIVKTTGAVRLVGTKDGPVAVPQTAIESLKIMVQGNNQVSTGYRLKKGDPVMVIAGPFTGVSGIFVRYRGQERVVVNIEALGQYASIEVNEEDVEVLPEIFA from the coding sequence ATGGCAACCAAACTGCAACATTTATGGTACGTTCTTCATACAAAAAGCAGGTTTGAAAACGTAGTCAACGACGGGTTGATGAATAAATCGGTGGAGGTGTTCCTCCCCAAAATTCAGGTCAGAAGCAAGCGCCGTGACAGGAAAGCCATGATCACCGTTCCACTTTTCCCCGGATACCTTTTTGTTAGAACCGATCTAAATCCTCACCACCACCTTGAAATCGTAAAAACAACCGGCGCTGTCCGATTGGTTGGTACCAAGGATGGCCCGGTTGCCGTCCCTCAGACAGCCATAGAATCTCTAAAAATCATGGTTCAGGGAAATAATCAGGTTTCAACCGGATATCGTTTAAAAAAGGGGGATCCGGTTATGGTAATAGCCGGTCCCTTTACCGGGGTATCCGGAATATTTGTGCGGTATAGGGGACAAGAACGTGTCGTTGTAAATATAGAGGCTTTGGGACAATATGCGAGTATCGAAGTAAATGAAGAAGATGTTGAGGTGTTG